Genomic segment of Malus domestica chromosome 15, GDT2T_hap1:
ACATTTAGAGGCAGCCAGCTCCCGGTGGGGCCACTCACACCCTCTCCACCGTTTGATTCTCGCCACGTGTCTCCACAGACACCTGTATTTTTACTTTAGCTGGCGTTTGGTGGTGTTCTCTCCGAACGTGGAAGCTGCTTTCACTTTCATATCAAATtattaaattgttaaatttgttATTAACAATTTAATATTCTATCATATGCTTTGAACGAACATTGCTTTCAAGCGTTTGCTTAGGATATGTAGCTTTAATTCAGACATTTTTTTGCACACAAATCCCTGTATCTTGAGATATTTACAATACGGTCCAATATATTTTCAATTGTAGATTTACATTGTCACTACTTCTTCATCGAATACAAAACTTTAACTTAAACTTATGGTATATTTACTTAAAATTGAAAAGTCATGAATGAGGAGAGAGCGGAAAAAACAAACATCCATTTAGTAAAATTTTGAGCTACACCACACAAAACAATTTTGACATGAAAGAGCATGTTTTTGCTAACTAGTGAGCTACATAATTACAATGTATAGGAATATGATTTCACTAAAACGAACTCAACTGATCTGCATCCAACTCTCCTCTTGTGAttgcaaattttttaaaaagctTTGAGAATCAGACTGAATCATGATAGAAGAGAACATAGCTTCAACTAACATCTGCAATCTATATATAACAACATAATTTCGACATTATTTGGAGAGGCACCAGTGCCAAGAGGAGGGTTCATTGTCGCCACTGTAGTTTCCCGCTATGATTATATCAAATCTAAGATACATTGAGACCCTTCTCCTAAAAGTAAATTTATGATGTTGTTTTACCTGTTATTGGAGCAAGTGGTTAAAGAGCTTTTTCTACTTGTGGTATTGTGGAAAAGACCCTTTAACCACTTAAAATGTGCTTTATAAAGAGGAAAATGTCTTCAACTTATGTATGCATATGTCATTTCCTCCACATAAAGAATAATGGTTTCTCTATTTAAGAATGAAGATGTGAAGAACCTATACATCAAatttttaagggagttttaacgaaaagcccgtggtactgttcactttaatgaaaaaccacatttttacactaaaaagtcaaacttggtactatttactttaccctttattttgtcaactcaaagttttcaagctcttttcattagttttcttaatttttaattcaATCAATTCAACCTCTAGAAACAGAAAAATATTTGAAGGTTCTTAGAATTGTTGTTTCCTGCTGTTTGGGGTGACCCACGATCTTTCCTCTGTTTGAatttgaataattttatttttaaaaagaaagaaaaaagaaaaggctaTATAAGAAGGAAGTAGGGGCTGCGTGAAAGAAAGATGTCATAGGAAGTAAATGAGAGACTTAGAGTGTTGTAAGGCAAGGAAAGAATCCATTTAATAAAATTGTTCACCAGCAGCAACAGCAAGGAAGGGAagctccttccttccttgcagtTTCTCAAGGGACCTAAATTCTCCATATAAATTGCAAGGGTTTGTTGAAGGGCATCAACTGAGAACTTTTGACCTTAAAAAAAGCTGCAAAAAATGGGAGTTGGAGGAACATTGGAGTACTTGTCTGATCTGGTGAACAACAGTGGCCACaaacacaaaaagaagaagcaaTTACAGACAGTGGAGCTCAAAGTCAGGATGGACTGTGATGGCTGTGAGCTTAAGGTCAAGAATGCCCTCTCTTCCTTAACTGGTATGTTCTTTTTCTGCCTATCTGTTTTCCTAGTTTATGTCACAAATTACAAATGTCATCAAACTTTGGGGTAAGTCGAAAATTGCAAACTTTGGGCTGATAAAAAATGTTGTATGTTGAATGTTGAGCAGGAGTTAAATCTGTGGAGATAAACAGAAAGCAACAGAAGGTGAGTGTGACTGGGTATGTTGAACCAAACAAAGTGCTGAAGAAGGCAAAGTCAACAGGGAAGAGGGCAGAGATATGGCCTTATGTGCCCTACAACTTAGTGGCACAGCCCTACATTGCCCAGGCTTATGACAAGAAGGCACCTCCTGGTTATGTCAGAAATGTGGACAACAATCCCTCCTCCACTGGGACTGTCACAAAATATGAAGACCCTTACACCACCATGTTCAGTGATGACAACCCTAATGCCTGCTCTATCATGTAGTACCATAACTTGCAAGCATCTTCTCTTGATCAGTTAATTAGTCTCCTAGCTAGCTAGCTTCCAAGTCTcccctcttctttttttcaatgttgtattttttgtttttgttttccttttataTGGGAATTATCAGGAAttagaggggggggggggtttgattTCATCCTGCCATCTTTCGTACTCGGAAAAGGTCTTGTAGTTCAAATGgttaaaaacattttcttagTATCCAAGCCACATATGTTAAATTATGCTCACCTCTAGTATTGCtcatataaaaattaaacaaaaaagggGGTCTTTTATCAATACAATGTGGTTTTTTGGTCAAATATAGAATGTGGTTATCATTTTAGTTGGTGTGCTTAAAGTTGAACACAACGCACAAAGCCAAAACCAACCtaaattaattaagttaatgTGGTTTTTTAAATGAGTTGGTGGGCTTAGATTACGAACACAGTCCAAAACCAACCAAAATCAAGTAGGACAAGTGAGGACGTTTGAGATTTTATATACATAATGGACCAAGTGGAGCAGCGTAGCTAGCTGAAATAGACACGGCAATTTTACAAGAGAGGATTTCTACGCTCCTTAGAGTACTTCAACCCTGTCTGCCATTGCTCAAACAATGGCAGCCCAACGAcagttattattttctttatatattcCTTTGCACTACCCTCCCTGTTAATCAACACTGGGACAAGGAACAGAAAAAAGCAGAAGAGTGCAGGAGGACAAAAGGGGGAGTGAAAATTGTTGAAGAATGCAATCCCACATCGGAAACTTGACTTGATATATTACTACATATAATTGAATATTTGCATTACAAATAGCACTGAAGCCTTTTGACATAAAATCCAATGTCTTTTAGGTTGTCTAGATTGTTTTTAGTACTGATCCGCAAATCCGACTCTAAaatcttaacaaaaaaaatcacttCTCTAGTATAATATGTTGTTTATTTTAAGTTACCTAAACAAGGCACTTGAAAAAGTAGTAGAAAAGCAGTTTTGGGTAGATTGGTAATTTTCCTATTTAAAGTTAGTTTTGGTGAAACTAGTTGGGTTGCTATGAGGTAGCCATCATGgaagctttattttgttttggttttggtgtcgAGCGGCTGCATGATGTTTACTGTTTCTTCTGGCTTTGCTTGTTCACAGCTGTATTGGAACCCCCAAACTAAACTAGTTAGTTAGTGCTAGCTGGTTACCGTATCATGTATTCGAAGGTGGTGGATATTCTCCTATTTAAAGTTAGGGCTCTGTTATTGCCTGTTGTTAGGGTTTATACTGTGTAGCTCCAATGAAAACGAGCATTTAGCCTTACAATCAAACCCGAGTTCAATCTCGACCTTTCCCACATGTATCCAAGACGGAGTTGAGTTCGAACCTCTTTCCCGTATTCTTATGTGAAAAACAATAAATGAACATGGTATTAAAAAATAGGGTGAACTGTTAATTTAGTCCATAAATTATCATCTGAATGAAAATTAGGtctttaagctatttttttattatagaaAGATCAGTCATTGGATTATAAAAATCTgtcaattacatccctaatattagaTTTGAAGGTACTATATTAATTTTCTGTCAATGTAAATCACGTTACTTacatgtgatacacattggtgggtagattggtaattttccataaagaaatagtgtgtAGAGTTAACTTTGGAGAGTAAATTAGACGTTAGGTTTGCAAACTATATGAAGTGTTAAGGGCTTATAGGTGAGAAAATGACGGTATTACACTCTAAAGGGTGTCAAGTTacttaagttgacgaaaaaaTGGATAAAATAGTTTTGAATATAATGGTATGGATGAAATtagtaatttttaattaatttagggacttattttactaaaaaaataattcaaagacCCAATTTTTACTAAAGTGATAGTTCAAAGACTAAATCGACACATCACCCTAAAAAATATGTCACATATTACAACCAAACACTAGGCCCTCTTCCTTGCACAGGAGGACCATCAACATCCATATATAATGTGCAAAAGTATAAAGTAAAAAGTGTAGGCTCCTACTACTACAAGTATTCAAAACAATTGGCACCAACGTTACAATATTATTCAAATCCATTGGGTTGGGTTCCAGAAAGAGGGTAAAG
This window contains:
- the LOC103429595 gene encoding heavy metal-associated isoprenylated plant protein 23-like produces the protein MGVGGTLEYLSDLVNNSGHKHKKKKQLQTVELKVRMDCDGCELKVKNALSSLTGVKSVEINRKQQKVSVTGYVEPNKVLKKAKSTGKRAEIWPYVPYNLVAQPYIAQAYDKKAPPGYVRNVDNNPSSTGTVTKYEDPYTTMFSDDNPNACSIM